From a region of the Lentilactobacillus curieae genome:
- a CDS encoding putative DNA-binding protein, whose protein sequence is MELEKNNYINSLFEFYQPLLTAKQSSYIELYYADDYSLGEIAEEFNVSRQAVYDNIKRSEKILNGYEDKLKLYQNYMDRNSKLDKIREYVQLNYPNDTGLNDLISSLETTEEE, encoded by the coding sequence ATGGAACTAGAAAAAAATAACTATATAAATTCTTTATTTGAATTTTATCAGCCACTTTTGACTGCTAAACAATCTAGTTACATTGAGCTTTACTACGCTGATGACTATTCCTTAGGTGAGATTGCTGAGGAGTTCAACGTTAGTCGCCAAGCAGTTTACGATAACATCAAGCGATCAGAAAAAATTCTGAACGGTTATGAAGATAAGTTAAAACTATATCAAAACTACATGGACCGAAACTCTAAGCTGGATAAGATTAGAGAATACGTTCAATTGAATTATCCCAATGATACTGGACTAAATGATTTGATTAGTTCATTGGAAACTACTGAAGAAGAATGA
- the ffh gene encoding signal recognition particle protein, translating to MAFEGLTERLQNAMKKLRGKGKISEADLRETMREIRLALLEADVNFTVVRNFVKTVQDRAKGSEVLEGLNPSQQIIKIVDEELTKMMGDEAVPLNKAPKIPTIIMMSGLQGAGKTTTAGKLALKLKDEENARPLLVADDVYRPAAIDQLETVGEQIGVPVFQLGTDVDPVEIAKRGVAKAIEDHNDYVIIDTAGRLQIDEALMGQLKNIKAEVQPNEILLVIDSMTGQNAVNTAEGFNDALDVTGVVLTKLDGDTRGGAALSIRAVTDKPIKFVGQGEKMSDLDVFYPDRMASRILGMGDMLSLIEKTQKEYDEKQAQELTEKIRENSFDFNDFLDQISQIQKMGPLEDIMKMIPGMANNPALKNVNMDPKDMEHIKAIVYSMTEQEREDPDVLNPSRRRRIAAGSGRPIQEVNRMIKQFNQMKKMMNQVSKGNMSGMENMMNATGMGGGGMGSKMSNLAMKQMSRKLHKNKKKRLKAKKKRKK from the coding sequence ATGGCATTTGAAGGCTTAACAGAGCGTCTTCAAAACGCAATGAAAAAGCTTCGTGGTAAGGGTAAAATTAGCGAAGCCGATTTGAGAGAAACAATGCGGGAAATTCGTTTGGCACTTTTGGAAGCCGACGTTAACTTTACCGTGGTCCGTAACTTTGTAAAGACTGTTCAAGACCGTGCAAAGGGTTCAGAAGTCCTTGAAGGTTTGAACCCATCACAACAAATCATCAAGATTGTTGATGAAGAGCTGACTAAGATGATGGGGGACGAAGCTGTCCCTCTTAATAAAGCTCCAAAAATTCCAACTATTATTATGATGTCTGGGCTTCAAGGTGCAGGTAAAACAACCACTGCCGGTAAGTTAGCATTAAAACTTAAGGATGAAGAAAATGCGCGGCCACTTTTGGTTGCGGATGATGTTTATCGTCCTGCTGCCATTGATCAATTAGAAACTGTCGGTGAGCAGATTGGCGTTCCTGTATTTCAGTTGGGTACGGATGTTGATCCAGTCGAAATTGCTAAACGCGGGGTTGCTAAGGCCATTGAGGACCATAATGATTACGTGATCATCGATACTGCTGGTCGTTTACAGATCGATGAAGCCTTGATGGGTCAGCTTAAAAACATTAAAGCAGAAGTTCAGCCTAATGAAATTTTACTGGTTATTGATTCAATGACTGGTCAAAATGCGGTCAACACTGCTGAAGGTTTTAACGACGCCCTTGACGTTACGGGTGTGGTTCTTACCAAGCTGGATGGTGATACGCGTGGTGGTGCTGCTTTATCTATCAGAGCAGTCACAGATAAGCCAATTAAGTTCGTTGGTCAAGGAGAAAAGATGTCCGACTTGGACGTTTTCTATCCTGACAGAATGGCTTCTAGAATTCTTGGAATGGGAGATATGCTTTCCCTTATCGAGAAGACTCAGAAGGAATATGATGAAAAACAAGCACAAGAACTAACCGAAAAGATTAGAGAAAATAGTTTCGACTTTAATGACTTTTTGGATCAAATTAGTCAAATTCAAAAAATGGGTCCTTTGGAAGACATCATGAAGATGATTCCAGGAATGGCCAATAATCCTGCACTTAAAAATGTCAACATGGATCCAAAGGATATGGAACACATTAAGGCCATTGTTTATTCAATGACTGAGCAAGAACGAGAAGATCCAGATGTGTTGAATCCTTCAAGACGGCGCAGAATCGCTGCTGGTTCTGGTCGACCAATTCAGGAAGTTAACCGCATGATCAAGCAGTTTAACCAAATGAAGAAGATGATGAACCAAGTTTCTAAAGGGAATATGTCTGGTATGGAAAACATGATGAACGCTACCGGTATGGGCGGCGGAGGCATGGGTTCTAAGATGTCTAACCTAGCAATGAAGCAAATGAGTAGAAAGCTCCACAAGAACAAAAAGAAACGTCTTAAAGCCAAGAAGAAACGTAAGAAATAG
- the rpsP gene encoding 30S ribosomal protein S16, whose amino-acid sequence MSVKIRLKRMGSKKRPFYRIVVADSRSPRDGRFIENVGTYSPLQQPAKVTLEEDSILNWLNNGAQPSDTVRNILSDAGIMKKYHEAKYSKK is encoded by the coding sequence ATGTCTGTTAAAATTCGTTTAAAGCGCATGGGCTCAAAGAAGCGTCCATTCTACCGTATCGTTGTTGCTGACTCACGTAGCCCACGTGATGGTCGTTTCATCGAAAACGTTGGTACTTACAGCCCATTACAACAACCTGCTAAGGTTACTTTGGAAGAAGATTCAATCCTTAACTGGTTAAACAATGGTGCTCAACCATCAGATACTGTTCGTAACATTTTATCTGATGCAGGTATCATGAAGAAGTATCACGAAGCTAAGTACTCAAAAAAGTAA
- a CDS encoding KH domain-containing protein, which translates to MVNVDELIKTIIEPLVDDREEVSISHQETDRFNEYHLHLSDDDVGRVIGKHGHVIQTIRTLVYSVPVSGSKKVRLVVDDGKE; encoded by the coding sequence ATGGTTAATGTTGATGAGTTAATAAAAACTATTATTGAACCACTTGTTGATGATAGGGAAGAGGTAAGCATTAGTCATCAGGAAACTGATCGGTTTAATGAATACCACTTGCACCTTAGCGATGATGATGTTGGCCGAGTAATTGGTAAACATGGTCACGTAATTCAAACAATCAGAACGCTGGTTTACAGTGTCCCTGTTTCAGGTTCAAAAAAAGTGCGCCTTGTTGTTGATGACGGCAAGGAATAA